From Ptiloglossa arizonensis isolate GNS036 chromosome 14, iyPtiAriz1_principal, whole genome shotgun sequence, the proteins below share one genomic window:
- the LOC143154224 gene encoding uncharacterized protein LOC143154224 isoform X3 encodes MVYLAEEGLRTEGRCFDHAWQEMLNHATSRVNESEHERALSEAEHRHTTALYHKAEHEVQGLQSELKRSIAKSSMGARRSLLLINSIAYRHNLLMLPYYEMKAHFNQMLEEQKLRVSALERSVGEAKMTYAEALRNLEKISDEIHRTRRYDGTDEFDKHSRKTVDQSATQPNTTNSTDSSVTGSPDSTDYTSDEYLRLPDKMSPSTPCPVPIRIDRESSSEYLGLNSLNLTSTEPRKYIKRDRPKSFATTDTKHIILLNQTSSSTSRLSDLSKIISPIEKRVTIQMPAETNTSNTTVQNGEEWTEISLNNSPDEVYYNNEVYSDEEDQIPYKPLPMDLSPENSNPTISDASIQLFGEGSSRRKLITQKSLPTMSKGNEVTLSAEKKAEVTRSPSIKSKSKLDSSLANWITRSSAGGEVASGSSSANSSRRQSLDMLWSAGTGERVKELLNHGMMMLNISSLTERCSSEPRTIERDKEKSEKSEKIEGKGKKVPSPLEKTLTYLNADEETSDSESLASVEMLTEDQISSLMMEPDMNQVCQEILGTPLVEVCPLLQQLQQQQ; translated from the exons ATGGTTTATTTAGCTGAAGAAGGTTTAAGAACTGAAGGTAGATGTTTTGACCATGCTTGGCAG gAAATGTTAAACCATGCAACTTCCAGAGTCAATGAATCTGAACACGAAAGAGCTTTGTCAGAAGCAGAACACAGACATACTACTGCATTGTATCACAAAGCCGAACACGAAGTTCAAGGATTACAATCTGAACTAAAACGTTCAATTGCTAAATCTAG TATGGGTGCACGTCGCAGCTTGCTTCTGATAAACAGTATCGCCTACAGGCACAACTTGCTCATGTT GCCATACTATGAAATGAAAGCGCATTTTAATCAAATGTTGGAAGAGCAAAAATTAAGAGTAAGTGCACTAGAAAGATCAGTGGGTGAAGCTAAAATGACATATGCCGAAGCATTGAGAAACTTAGAAAAAATTAGCGACGAAATTCATAgg ACTAGAAGATACGATGGAACAGATGAATTTGATAAACATTCGAGGAAGACAGTTGATCAGTCTGCTACGCAACCCAATACAACAAATTCAACCGATTCTAGTGTAACTGGGTCACCAGATAGTACAGATTATACCAGTGATGAATATTTACGCCTTCCTGATAAAATGAGTCCTAGTACACCGTGTCCTGTGCCTATAAGA ATTGACAGGGAGTCTTCTTCCGAATATTTGGGCCTAAACTCTTTGAACCTGACATCTACGGAACCTCGAAAGTACATAAAGCGAGACCGTCCAAAAAGCTTTGCAACAACAGATACGAAACATATCATATTGCTAAATCAAACAAGTTCTTCAACGTCACGATTATCAGACCTGTCAAAGATTATTTCGCCTATAGAAAAACGAGTGACTATTCAAATGCCCGCAGAAACAAATACTAGTAATACTACTGTACAAAATGGAGAGGAGTGGACAGAAATTAGCTTGAACAATTCTCCAGACGAAGTTTACTACAATAATGAAGTATATTCGGATGAAGAAGATCAAATTCCTTATAAACCGCTACCAATGGATCTAAGTCCAGAAAATAGCAATCCAACAATTAGTGATGCAAGTATTCAACTATTTGGTGAAGGTTCTagtcgaagaaaattaataactcaaaaatcgctacctactaTGTCAAAAGGAAATGAAGTCACTTTGAGCGCCGAAAAGAAGGCGGAAGTGACAAGGAGTCCGTCGATAAAAAGTAAGAGTAAGCTCGATAGTAGTTTAGCTAATTGGATAACTCGAAGTTCAGCGGGCGGTGAGGTGGCGAGTGGAAGTAGTTCAG CAAACTCGAGTAGAAGGCAATCACTCGACATGTTGTGGAGTGCGGGAACCGGAGAACGCGTAAAAGAATTACTCAATCATGGGATGATGATGCTGAACATATCTAGCCTTACGGAGAGGTGTTCTAGTGAACCAAGAACGATCGAGAGAGATAAGGAGAAGTCTGAAAAATCTGAGAAAATAGAGGGGAAAGGAAAGAAAGTTCCTAGCCCGTTAGAAAAAACACTGACCTATTTAAATGCAGATGAAGAAACGTCCGATAGTGAAAGTTTAGcaag CGTCGAAATGTTAACGGAGGATCAAATTTCTTCGCTTATGATGGAACCTGATATGAATCAAGTATGCCAAGAAATCCTAGGAACTCCTTTAGTCGAAGTGTGTCCATTATTACAACAACTACAGCAACAACAATAA